A window of Ranitomeya variabilis isolate aRanVar5 chromosome 2, aRanVar5.hap1, whole genome shotgun sequence contains these coding sequences:
- the LOC143805654 gene encoding uncharacterized protein LOC143805654, whose translation MDPQSSHIQKHSGHLGSSADRFICDQEQQASTNVCIPECGRSSRSSRLAPVSMELRSSLRLPTNDANSFGDQENKRRKIKGDSDSSILAKEALVLLSSSDVSLRSVDSASDYRPTLSGSILPSTSKGPPPHGVELERQILTLRGFSQELINTLLLSRKKSTTLIYSRVWRKFLNFYTKPFSKVPIKPILEFLQKGREMGLSVNTLRVQVSALGALYSANIASNRWVTRFIRACERCTPVHVPRLPPWDLNLVLDSLSGPPFEPLYSIPLKNITYKVALLIALTSARRVGDIQALSIDPPFLITYQDRIVLKPDPSYLPKVATKYHRAQEIFLPSFYDNPANSEEEKLHMLDVKRAVLGYIDRTRSCRQSRALFVSFQGHRKGHGVTKATLSRWIREAIHLAYLSKGESPPEGVKAHSARAVSSSWAENKDIPIELICKAATWSSPSTFYRHYRLDLSSASDLAFGRAVLSTVIPPR comes from the coding sequence ATGGACCCTCAATCCTCGCATATTCAAAAACATAGTGGACATTTGGGGTCTTCCGCAGATAGATTTATTTGCGACCAGGAGCAACAGGCAAGTACCAATGTTTGCATCCCTGAATGTGGCAGATCGTCCAGATCTAGTAGACTCGCTCCAGTATCCATGGAATTACGATCTAGCCTACGCCTTCCCACCAATGATGCTAATTCCTTTGGTGATCAAGAAAATAAGAGAAGAAAGATCAAAGGTGATtctgatagctccattttggccaaagaggccTTGGTTCTCCTGTCTTCGAGCGATGTCAGTTTGCGATCCGTGGATTCTGCCAGTGACTACAGACCTACTCTTTCAGGGTCCATTCTACCATCCACAAGTAAAGGGCCTCCACctcacggcgtggaacttgagaggcagatactAACTTTAAGAGGGTTTTCTCAAGAACTAATCAATACATTACTGTTGAgcagaaaaaaatctacaactcTAATCTATAGCAGAGTATGGAGAAAATTCCTCAACTTCTATACAAAACCCTTCTCTAAGGTTCCTATTAAACCAATCcttgaatttttacagaaaggtcgTGAGATGGGGTTATCAGTTAATACTCTGAGAGTTCAAGTGTCTGCCCTGGGAGCCCTCTATAGTGCTAACATTGCTAGTAATAGATGGGTAACTAGATTTATTAGGGCATGCGAGAGGTGTACACCGGTTCATGTTCCACGCCTGCCACCCTGGGACCTGAATCTAGTCCTTGACTCCTTATCGGGTCCTCCCTTTGAACCTTTATATTCTATCCCTCTTAAAAACATCACATACAAGGTAGCTTTACTGATAGCCTTAACTTCTGCCAGAAGAGTGGGTGACATCCAGGCCCTCTCTATAGACCCTCCATTCCTAATAACATATCAGGATAGGATAGTTCTCAAACCTGATccttcatacctccctaaggtagctacaAAATACCATAGAGCCCAAGAGATTTTTCTACCTTCCTTTTATGATAATCCAGCAAattcagaggaggaaaaactacatATGCTTGATGTTAAAAGAGCAGTCCTGGGCTACATAGACAGAACCCGCTCTtgcagacagagtagggctctgtttgtgtctTTTCAGGGTCATCGAAAAGGCCATGGAGTCACGAAAGCTACCttgtcccggtggatcagagaggctatccaTCTTGCATACTTGTCAAAAGGCGAAAGTCCTCCAGAGGGAGTAAAGGCGCATTCAGCTCGAGCCGTATCATCCTCGTGGGCGGAGAATAAAGACATTCCCATcgagctcatatgtaaggccgcaacctggtcgtcgccTTCAACTTTCTATAGACACTATAGGCTTGATCTGTCTTCCGCTTCTGACTTGGCATTCGGGAGAGCCGTCCTTAGTACGGTAATCCCACCCAGGTGA
- the NKRF gene encoding NF-kappa-B-repressing factor, giving the protein MASRRFRAPDAQTPVSLDAFRQCHENDKHWAARREFLARHIHLYPGRKTDQLIALSVVWSNIVFIGNRYGEQLTQKVHQMADGIDIGEVPSYELVPGAKATKRPTTSDAGAAGQPQNKKFGPRPRFEPVHFVVSTVEDDKQFQVTEKTSNNTSNNEKASPPHWTNAVQDHIEAEESSEMELNPSPYIYDPYVIDEPSISDCSNFMTKMEQDYSAKFESHCSNMSKDFRSNVLDSWTGVNRQGRKGIGFVKPPKKADRFGKETASSSVGCTMQTLDKPSFLNQLSAFVKQNMQNPQMASGSSQINYTYVLTLSVQACKTNPEYIYVPIREIPPSNLPRLREIPSDGFACEVRCQDVYLATGYSWTKTGARDKAAELAIQLLVKPMLNVISVRRKFGYGYRDDLVVCPSDSPGTEYPPALKQDGGHEGALACQQSSETLKGASTKPWTEITLTKNACDAIGILNNSAALSKMTVEYKYDMMPNNSWRCSVYVQDHCVAEAYGNKKNSKHAAAEKAVKVLKSLQANKPKSDLARSTGNEAITSLKDIVICENEENAICILNATAQFNKVSIEYVFERTSEVNWKCKVFIAQELVAEAIGIRKTVKREAAEAAVMALKKTQPVIINNLRNGPAEDAISRDQIRGLSNQEVYTQQIKEDNIGNQLLRKMGWTGGGLGKGGEGIAEPISVKEKFSREGLGLAAATQNITKGDIHKIIRDYALSDNQEDLTFCKELKNEERKQIHKTVRKYGLKSKSYGRRGQRFLVVSRKREQMDLIHQLRQEGQVGYYELVLPDQ; this is encoded by the exons GTACGGTGAGCAGCTAACACAAAAAGTCCACCAAATGGCTGATGGAATCGACATCGGTGAGGTGCCATCTTATGAGCTGGTGCCAGGGGCCAAGGCAACAAAAAGACCTACCACTTCAGATGCAG GTGCAGCTGGACAACCTCAAAACAAGAAGTTCGGCCCTCGGCCACGTTTCGAACCAGTCCATTTTGTGGTAAGCACAGTGGAGGATGATAAGCAGTTTCAAGTAACTGAAAAAACAAGTAATAATACGAGCAATAATGAAAAAGCGAGCCCTCCTCATTGGACAAATGCTGTCCAGGACCATATAGAAGCAGAGGAATCTTCCGAAATGGAGTTGAATCCCAGCCCTTATATATATGACCCCTACGTGATCGATGAGCCAAGTATAAGTGACTGCAGTAACTTCATGACCAAAATGGAGCAGGATTACTCTGCAAAGTTTGAGTCTCATTGTTCGAACATGTCCAAAGATTTCCGTTCCAATGTGCTAGATTCATGGACAGGCGTAAACAGACAGGGGAGAAAGGGCATTGGTTTTGTAAAACCACCGAAGAAAGCTGACAGGTTTGGAAAGGAAACGGCATCAAGTTCTGTGGGTTGTACAATGCAGACTTTGGATAAACCCAGTTTTCTCAACCAACTTTCTGCTTTTGTGAAACAAAATATGCAAAATCCTCAGATGGCATCTGGTAGCTCACAAATTAACTACACTTACGTGTTAACCTTGTCTGTTCAGGCGTGTAAAACAAATCCAGAATATATTTATGTTCCTATCAGAGAAATACCTCCGAGCAATCTCCCTCGACTCAGGGAGATCCCCTCTGATGGCTTTGCTTGTGAAGTCAGATGCCAAGATGTTTACTTGGCCACAGGGTATTCGTGGACCAAGACTGGGGCTCGGGACAAAGCTGCTGAGCTGGCCATACAGCTCTTAGTAAAGCCCATGTTGAATGTAATATCTGTGAGGCGAAAGTTTGGTTATGGTTATCGAGATGACCTGGTGGTATGCCCTAGTGATTCACCAGGGACTGAATACCCACCAGCTTTGAAACAAGATGGTGGGCATGAAGGTGCACTAGCATGTCAGCAGAGTTCTGAGACTCTGAAAGGTGCATCAACTAAACCATGGACAGAAATTACTCTGACTAAAAACGCTTGTGACGCAATAGGCATTTTGAACAATTCTGCCGCACTTAGCAAAATGACGGTTGAATACAAGTATGACATGATGCCCAATAACAGCTGGCGGTGCAGTGTATACGTGCAAGACCATTGTGTAGCGGAGGCATATGGTAATAAGAAGAACAGCAAACATGCTGCAGCTGAAAAGGCTGTCAAGGTCCTAAAGAGTTTGCAGGCAAACAAGCCGAAATCCGACTTGGCTAGATCCACTGGTAATGAAGCAATAACCTCATTAAAAGACATTGTGATTTGTGAGAATGAAGAAAATGCCATCTGTATTCTGAATGCCACCGCTCAGTTTAACAAAGTCTCTATAGAATATGTATTCGAGAGGACCTCAGAGGTAAATTGGAAGTGTAAAGTCTTCATTGCCCAAGAGCTTGTAGCAGAAGCCATTGGCATTAGGAAAACTGTGAAGCGCGAGGCTGCGGAGGCGGCTGTGATGGCTTTAAAGAAGACCCAACCCGTGATCATTAATAATCTGAGGAATGGCCCTGCGGAAGATGCCATTTCTCGAGATCAGATCCGAGGCTTGTCAAATCAAGAGGTCTACACGCAGCAAATCAAGGAGGACAATATCGGAAACCAGCTTCTAAGGAAGATGGGGTGGACTGGTGGGGGCTTGGGCAAGGGAGGGGAAGGCATTGCAGAGCCAATTAGTGTTAAGGAGAAGTTTAGTCGTGAAGGCCTTGGCCTAGCAGCAGCTACCCAAAACATCACAAAGGGAGATATTCATAAAATTATCAGGGACTACGCATTGTCTGACAATCAGGAAGACCTCACATTCTGTAAAGAACTGAAAAACGAAGAACGGAAACAAATACACAAGACAGTCAGGAAATATGGACTTAAGAGCAAGTCATATGGGAGACGCGGGCAGAGGTTTTTGGTGGTAAGTAGGAAAAGGGAACAAATGGATCTCATACACCAGCTCCGACAAGAAGGCCAGGTCGGCTATTACGAACTAGTTCTGCCCGATCAGTAA